A genomic segment from Alistipes senegalensis JC50 encodes:
- the rbsK gene encoding ribokinase gives MEEIVVIGSSNTDLVIKTQRIPEPGETVLGGVFMMTAGGKGANQAVAASRLGGRTTFVARVGKDLFGEKSLENYAKDNLNTDFVFVDEEAPSGTALITVDGKGENCIVVASGANGALSRNDIDAVRERIGKAKYVLMQLEVPIGTVEYAAEVAVAEGAKVILNPAPAAKLSPELMRKLYLITPNRTESQLLTGIPVESWEDAERAADILLAAGVENVVITMGAMGSLLKNASQCVRVPARRVEVVDTTAAGDVFNGALCVALSEGRELVSALEFATTASSISVTHMGAQSSIPTRSEVDALMQ, from the coding sequence ATGGAAGAAATCGTAGTAATAGGCAGTTCCAATACGGACCTGGTCATTAAAACACAGCGTATCCCTGAACCCGGCGAAACCGTACTGGGCGGCGTCTTTATGATGACCGCCGGCGGCAAGGGGGCTAATCAGGCCGTGGCGGCGTCGCGGCTGGGCGGACGTACGACTTTTGTGGCTCGCGTTGGCAAGGACCTGTTTGGCGAGAAGTCGCTCGAAAACTATGCGAAGGACAATTTGAATACCGACTTCGTGTTCGTTGATGAAGAGGCTCCCTCGGGAACGGCGCTGATTACCGTGGACGGTAAAGGCGAGAATTGTATCGTGGTCGCTTCGGGGGCCAACGGCGCTTTGAGCCGGAACGACATTGACGCCGTGCGGGAACGAATCGGCAAGGCGAAATATGTACTCATGCAGTTGGAAGTGCCTATCGGAACTGTCGAGTATGCTGCCGAAGTGGCCGTAGCCGAAGGTGCAAAAGTAATCCTCAATCCGGCGCCTGCGGCGAAGCTCTCCCCGGAGTTGATGCGCAAGTTGTACCTGATTACTCCTAATCGTACCGAAAGCCAGTTACTGACCGGTATCCCTGTCGAAAGTTGGGAGGATGCCGAGCGGGCTGCCGATATTCTGCTGGCCGCCGGCGTGGAGAACGTGGTGATTACAATGGGGGCGATGGGGTCGTTGTTGAAAAATGCGTCGCAGTGTGTCCGGGTTCCGGCCCGCCGCGTCGAGGTCGTGGATACGACGGCCGCCGGCGATGTATTCAACGGAGCGTTGTGCGTCGCTTTGTCTGAAGGCCGGGAGCTCGTTTCCGCCTTGGAGTTCGCGACGACGGCCTCTTCGATCTCCGTGACGCACATGGGAGCCCAGTCGTCCATCCCGACCCGCAGCGAGGTCGATGCTCTGATGCAATGA
- a CDS encoding GRP family sugar transporter has protein sequence MFVVNSYALAVIFCFVTMLCWGSWGNTQKLAGKTWRYELFYWDYVIGMVLFSLLIGLTMGSFGSEGRPFLEDLAQADPKGIGSVILGGVIFNASNILLSASVSLAGLAVAFPLGVGLALVIGVIVNYIGAPKGDPVILFLGVALIVAAIVCNGIASGKMNAGRERGADNRKGILLAVLAGVLMAFFYRFVAAAMDLDNFSDPTVGMLTPYSAIFIFSIGVLLSNFVFNTYVMKRPFVGMPVAYKEYFKGTTPTHLVGMLGGAVWCLGTAFSYIAAGKAGAAISYALGQGAPLIAAVWGVFIWKEFKGAGRSVGYLLAAMFALFIAGLGFIIAAGGN, from the coding sequence ATGTTTGTCGTTAACAGTTACGCCCTGGCCGTCATATTCTGCTTCGTTACGATGCTGTGTTGGGGATCGTGGGGTAATACCCAGAAACTGGCCGGAAAGACCTGGCGGTATGAACTCTTTTACTGGGACTATGTCATCGGCATGGTGCTTTTTTCGCTCCTGATCGGCCTGACGATGGGCAGTTTCGGCAGCGAGGGTCGTCCCTTCCTCGAAGACCTCGCACAGGCCGATCCGAAGGGTATCGGCAGCGTCATCCTCGGCGGTGTCATTTTCAATGCGTCGAACATCCTGCTTTCGGCTTCGGTGTCGCTGGCCGGTCTGGCCGTGGCCTTTCCGCTGGGCGTTGGGCTGGCGCTGGTGATCGGCGTGATCGTCAATTATATCGGTGCGCCGAAAGGCGATCCCGTAATTCTCTTTCTCGGTGTGGCGCTGATTGTGGCGGCCATTGTCTGCAACGGCATTGCCTCCGGCAAAATGAATGCCGGCAGGGAGCGCGGAGCCGACAACCGCAAAGGGATTCTGCTGGCGGTGCTGGCGGGTGTGCTGATGGCCTTCTTCTATCGTTTCGTGGCTGCGGCGATGGACCTCGACAATTTCAGCGATCCGACCGTCGGTATGCTGACGCCTTATTCGGCGATCTTCATCTTCTCAATCGGAGTGTTGCTGAGTAACTTTGTCTTCAACACTTACGTCATGAAGCGTCCGTTCGTCGGAATGCCCGTTGCCTATAAGGAATATTTCAAGGGTACGACCCCGACTCACCTGGTGGGCATGCTGGGAGGCGCAGTCTGGTGTCTGGGTACGGCATTCAGCTACATTGCGGCCGGCAAGGCCGGAGCTGCCATTTCCTATGCGCTGGGGCAGGGTGCACCTCTTATTGCCGCTGTTTGGGGCGTATTTATCTGGAAAGAGTTCAAGGGTGCCGGACGATCGGTAGGCTATCTGCTCGCGGCCATGTTTGCTCTCTTTATTGCCGGCCTGGGCTTCATTATCGCCGCCGGTGGAAACTAA
- a CDS encoding ADP-ribosylglycohydrolase family protein → MKIKLITTVLLFASILAAVSCNTDTATKTLTREQLLDKIKGGWAAQTFGCTYGGPTEFRYNGCMIPDSVEIVWPDGYCKWYYENEGGLYDDIYMDLTFVEVFDKYDFDVPVDSLANAFAYAGYKLWHANQAARYNILNGISAPASGHWKNNPHADDIDFQIEADFAGLMAPGMVNSASEICDKVGHIMCYGDGWYGGVYVAALYASAFVYDDIHTVVTEALKVIPAGSNYYKCMQDVIAWCSENRDWKTTWQLVEDKWADEINCPQGTKAPFNIDAKLNSAYVVMGLLYGDGDMDRTLEVSTRCGADSDCNPATAGGILGTMLGYSRISEKWLKNIREVEDLNFDHTDISLNKVYRMSFDHALKMIERNGGTVDGDKVVIKIQKPEPVRLEQSFEGLSLVEKRSVNYKNFKKLYTYDFDGSAIVCRGKVNSKKNLCPKDYVAELAVTIDGNKEIVRMPADFASRKFDIYWNYDLPEGKHTMTILWLNPIAEANVVLQDVVVYTTK, encoded by the coding sequence ATGAAAATCAAACTGATTACGACCGTCCTGCTTTTCGCGTCGATCCTGGCCGCAGTCTCCTGCAATACCGATACGGCGACCAAAACGCTCACCCGCGAGCAGCTTTTGGACAAAATCAAGGGCGGCTGGGCCGCCCAGACCTTCGGCTGCACGTATGGCGGCCCGACGGAATTCCGGTATAACGGCTGTATGATCCCCGACAGCGTGGAGATCGTATGGCCCGACGGTTACTGCAAATGGTACTACGAAAATGAAGGCGGTCTCTACGACGATATTTACATGGACCTTACGTTTGTCGAGGTCTTTGACAAATACGATTTCGACGTGCCGGTGGATTCCTTGGCCAATGCCTTCGCCTATGCGGGCTATAAACTGTGGCACGCCAATCAGGCGGCACGCTACAACATTCTCAACGGGATTTCCGCTCCCGCGAGCGGCCATTGGAAAAACAACCCGCATGCCGACGACATCGATTTCCAGATCGAGGCCGATTTCGCGGGATTGATGGCTCCGGGTATGGTCAATTCGGCTTCGGAGATCTGCGACAAGGTAGGACATATCATGTGCTACGGCGACGGGTGGTACGGCGGCGTCTACGTGGCGGCACTTTATGCTTCGGCATTCGTATATGACGACATCCATACCGTTGTGACGGAAGCCTTGAAGGTAATTCCTGCCGGGAGCAATTACTACAAGTGCATGCAGGACGTGATCGCATGGTGCAGCGAGAATAGGGATTGGAAAACGACTTGGCAGCTGGTCGAGGACAAGTGGGCCGATGAGATCAACTGTCCGCAGGGTACCAAGGCACCGTTCAACATCGACGCCAAGCTCAATTCGGCCTATGTGGTGATGGGGCTGCTCTACGGCGACGGCGACATGGACCGCACGTTGGAGGTTTCGACCCGTTGCGGCGCCGATTCCGACTGCAATCCCGCCACGGCAGGCGGTATCCTGGGCACGATGCTCGGTTACAGCCGTATTTCCGAAAAGTGGCTTAAAAATATCCGCGAGGTCGAGGACCTGAATTTCGACCATACCGATATTTCGCTCAACAAGGTCTACCGGATGAGTTTTGACCATGCGTTGAAGATGATCGAGCGAAACGGCGGCACGGTCGATGGCGACAAGGTGGTTATCAAGATTCAGAAACCCGAACCCGTGCGTTTGGAGCAGAGCTTCGAGGGGCTGTCGCTCGTTGAAAAACGGAGCGTCAACTACAAGAATTTCAAGAAACTCTACACGTATGATTTCGATGGCTCGGCCATTGTTTGCAGGGGCAAGGTCAATTCGAAGAAAAACCTCTGTCCGAAGGACTATGTGGCGGAATTGGCCGTGACTATCGACGGTAATAAGGAGATCGTGCGCATGCCGGCCGATTTCGCCAGCCGCAAATTCGACATCTATTGGAATTATGATCTGCCGGAAGGCAAGCATACGATGACGATTCTGTGGCTCAATCCCATTGCGGAAGCCAATGTGGTCTTGCAAGATGTGGTCGTCTATACAACGAAATAA
- a CDS encoding ADP-ribosylglycohydrolase family protein — protein sequence MKKYALCLAMLLSLAALLPAQGAVRERRIALSEYADKVRAAWLGKMAGVGWGITTEFRYSHRLVPDSMMQPWRPEMVNEGYNQDDLYLSLLSLELLWEYGPEITSRQACLERLNRQFEYGGRNALVTQDGIAPPDLGHPHYKPTSDGCGYTCGADYSGIAAPGLPAVSVRFAATFGSDRCYGDGLYGGVFVGAMYCEAFFTEDLHCIVDTALRSIPEQSLLAQAVRDVVRWHRLYPDDWKHTWRLIMDKYWWNEENNWIAWPYGGVRKGINLDSKSMAAMSVMALLYGGGDLHRTMHIAVQGSEDSDCNASIAAGVLLASRGMKAVDEELLAALDRRRRFKYFARTFDDMVALTLDVARRVIPSFGGRIEELDGEEWIVVPVRGTDLRRTEYQSSKTPGPLTGARYTAAELDRLELLTDPGFENDDPAWSFFSDLRNNHILPVERVGRIEGVAENRARTGFCNALLGSWFRSGYPRANTRLFSGVRQLVRVAPGREYRLSCFVRTEGGGFGGKGVVRVLTPGGREMASVTFGDKPEWTRVGLGVASGGEDLLVVEIGFRGAEDRHMTLRIDDCSLKVKPTAR from the coding sequence ATGAAAAAGTATGCTCTCTGCCTTGCGATGCTTCTCTCTCTGGCGGCGCTCCTGCCTGCGCAGGGCGCTGTCCGGGAGAGGCGTATAGCATTGTCCGAATACGCCGACAAGGTCCGTGCGGCTTGGTTGGGAAAGATGGCCGGCGTAGGGTGGGGCATCACCACCGAATTCAGGTACAGCCACCGGCTGGTTCCCGATTCGATGATGCAGCCCTGGCGGCCGGAGATGGTCAACGAGGGGTACAATCAGGACGATCTCTATCTGTCGCTGCTCTCGCTCGAACTGCTCTGGGAGTACGGCCCGGAGATTACCTCCCGGCAGGCTTGTCTCGAACGGCTGAACCGGCAGTTCGAATACGGCGGACGCAATGCACTCGTCACGCAGGACGGCATCGCCCCTCCCGATCTGGGCCATCCGCACTATAAACCTACGTCGGACGGTTGCGGCTATACCTGCGGAGCCGATTATTCGGGCATCGCTGCTCCCGGTCTTCCGGCAGTTTCCGTGCGCTTCGCCGCGACGTTCGGTTCCGACCGCTGCTACGGCGACGGCCTTTACGGCGGGGTCTTCGTCGGGGCGATGTACTGCGAGGCGTTTTTCACGGAGGACCTGCACTGCATCGTCGACACGGCATTGCGGTCGATCCCCGAACAGAGTCTGCTTGCTCAAGCAGTGCGCGACGTCGTTCGCTGGCACCGTCTTTATCCCGACGACTGGAAGCATACGTGGCGGCTCATCATGGACAAGTATTGGTGGAATGAAGAAAATAACTGGATTGCGTGGCCTTACGGCGGTGTGCGGAAGGGTATCAACCTCGATTCGAAGTCGATGGCGGCGATGAGCGTAATGGCGCTGCTCTACGGCGGCGGCGATCTGCACCGGACCATGCATATCGCTGTGCAGGGGTCTGAGGATTCGGACTGCAACGCCTCGATCGCGGCGGGCGTACTGCTCGCTTCGCGCGGCATGAAAGCCGTGGATGAGGAATTGCTTGCTGCGCTCGATCGCCGGCGGCGGTTCAAATACTTTGCACGGACCTTCGACGACATGGTCGCCCTTACGCTGGACGTGGCCCGACGGGTGATTCCCTCTTTCGGAGGCCGTATCGAGGAGCTCGACGGAGAGGAGTGGATCGTCGTTCCGGTTCGTGGCACAGACCTGCGGCGCACGGAATATCAGTCGTCGAAGACGCCCGGTCCGCTTACGGGAGCTCGTTATACGGCGGCGGAACTGGACCGTCTGGAACTGCTTACCGACCCCGGCTTCGAGAATGATGACCCCGCATGGAGTTTTTTCTCGGACCTGAGAAACAATCATATCCTTCCCGTGGAACGTGTAGGCCGTATCGAAGGTGTGGCCGAAAACCGGGCCCGGACGGGCTTCTGCAATGCCCTGCTTGGGTCGTGGTTCCGCAGCGGTTATCCGCGAGCCAATACGCGCCTGTTCTCCGGGGTCCGGCAGCTGGTCCGGGTCGCTCCGGGGCGTGAATATCGCCTGAGCTGCTTCGTGCGGACCGAGGGCGGAGGATTCGGCGGAAAAGGCGTTGTGCGGGTATTGACCCCCGGCGGCCGGGAGATGGCGTCGGTGACTTTCGGGGATAAACCCGAATGGACCCGGGTGGGACTCGGCGTGGCGAGCGGCGGCGAGGATTTGCTGGTCGTGGAGATCGGATTCCGGGGTGCTGAGGATCGGCACATGACGCTTCGCATCGACGATTGTTCGCTGAAAGTGAAACCGACGGCCCGATAA
- a CDS encoding BACON domain-containing protein → MKRFIMLFFVLAAGAFFTGCDDKEDDAASKFNVLAERVNKDNAEAMNVIVMVEASSDVEWKASVPEADRSWLTLEKDSGMGIGRIIFSLSENETIDTRSTSISVTGRSTRSGREFSAPAVVVTQLGAAPSILIEPAGSVTLPSDAVGAYTIEVTANLEWRTEVEIVSGASGWASVVSPSEPFTGSGQAVFSILENTDEESRAATLRIVPVADPELCAELTVTQLRAPARYNLTIEGMDGTLPLGNASLLIAPASGENLTRSGSVAVMDSNTSISYDEALPAGKYTLVSVTPEGGSSIYLGGRFTIGEESVCMEMEHWHAVFESFGGESAERPIRIAKPAHLSGLAATVNEGDDYAGFYFLQTTDISLSEFSNWVGIGSAACKFAGVYDGGGKNVTGLTVASSGAESLDGVTCGHALFRHVGGTDADHKAEIRNLFVSGTAMGTAGYVAGIVSRCADFTLISGCESSVTLKGAASGPGNIGGIVSVVAGGNVTIENCVNRGEITSEGSGAVNNVGGIAGQADGSSEEARVLIADCRNYAKITYQGNSGGILGTTMGNIDIVRCANYGEMAKTGTTVVRIGGVVGSFQGDATLRESFNLGRIDGYRQTGGVIGWCMNTGTVENCYNRAEIVAQGSTGNTGGIVGNINTKGFVVKNCYNTGQFTQYLATDANRYAAIAGSGGSNTSGVEGCYYEADKGMIGGLGRGQKNPAVNVAGQSEQKDAVWFISGTPIVGWDASVWTFSAGVYPTLTDNPERP, encoded by the coding sequence ATGAAAAGGTTTATTATGTTATTTTTCGTCCTCGCCGCGGGAGCGTTCTTCACGGGCTGCGACGACAAAGAGGACGATGCCGCCTCGAAATTCAACGTCCTGGCGGAACGGGTGAACAAAGACAACGCAGAGGCCATGAACGTTATCGTGATGGTCGAAGCCTCCTCCGATGTGGAATGGAAGGCTTCCGTACCTGAAGCCGACCGGAGCTGGCTGACCTTGGAGAAAGACAGCGGTATGGGCATCGGACGCATTATTTTTTCCCTCTCGGAAAACGAGACGATCGACACCCGTTCGACTTCGATTTCCGTTACGGGGCGTTCGACCCGCAGCGGACGGGAGTTTTCCGCTCCGGCGGTCGTCGTCACCCAGCTGGGTGCGGCGCCTTCGATCCTGATCGAACCTGCAGGCAGTGTCACTCTTCCGTCGGATGCCGTCGGGGCCTATACGATCGAAGTAACGGCTAATCTCGAATGGCGGACCGAGGTGGAGATTGTCTCCGGCGCTTCGGGATGGGCTTCCGTCGTCAGCCCCTCCGAACCCTTCACCGGTTCGGGACAGGCTGTGTTCTCGATTCTTGAAAATACGGACGAGGAGTCGCGAGCGGCTACGCTGCGTATTGTTCCCGTGGCAGATCCGGAGCTCTGCGCGGAGCTGACCGTCACACAACTGCGTGCCCCGGCCCGATACAATCTGACGATCGAGGGTATGGATGGAACGCTGCCGTTGGGTAACGCATCGCTGCTGATTGCTCCGGCTTCCGGGGAGAACCTGACTCGTTCGGGCAGTGTCGCTGTCATGGACTCGAACACCTCCATCAGCTATGATGAAGCGTTGCCGGCGGGTAAATATACCCTTGTCAGCGTGACGCCCGAAGGCGGCAGTTCCATCTATCTCGGCGGGCGTTTCACCATCGGCGAGGAGAGTGTTTGCATGGAGATGGAACATTGGCATGCCGTCTTCGAGTCGTTCGGCGGCGAATCGGCCGAACGCCCCATCCGGATTGCCAAACCCGCACATCTGTCGGGACTTGCGGCGACGGTTAACGAGGGGGATGATTATGCGGGATTCTATTTCCTCCAAACGACCGATATTTCGCTGTCGGAGTTTAGTAATTGGGTCGGCATCGGCTCGGCGGCCTGCAAGTTCGCAGGCGTCTACGACGGCGGCGGAAAGAACGTCACCGGGCTTACCGTCGCCTCTTCCGGAGCGGAGAGCCTTGACGGTGTGACTTGCGGGCATGCACTCTTCCGCCATGTAGGCGGTACGGACGCCGATCACAAGGCCGAGATTCGGAATCTTTTCGTTTCCGGCACGGCGATGGGCACGGCAGGGTATGTGGCCGGTATCGTAAGCCGTTGTGCCGATTTCACGCTTATCAGCGGCTGCGAGAGTTCCGTGACTCTGAAAGGGGCTGCTTCTGGGCCCGGCAACATAGGCGGTATCGTTTCTGTTGTCGCCGGCGGCAACGTGACGATAGAGAATTGCGTGAACCGCGGCGAGATCACCTCCGAGGGCTCGGGAGCCGTGAACAACGTCGGCGGTATTGCCGGACAGGCAGACGGATCTTCGGAAGAGGCCCGCGTGCTGATTGCGGACTGCCGCAACTATGCCAAGATCACCTATCAGGGCAATTCGGGAGGTATTTTGGGAACGACGATGGGAAATATCGACATTGTGCGTTGTGCCAACTATGGGGAAATGGCGAAGACCGGTACCACGGTGGTCCGTATCGGCGGCGTGGTCGGCAGTTTCCAGGGCGATGCGACCCTCCGCGAGAGCTTCAATCTGGGACGTATCGACGGCTACCGCCAGACGGGCGGCGTAATCGGCTGGTGCATGAACACGGGTACCGTAGAGAATTGTTACAACCGTGCCGAGATCGTTGCTCAGGGTTCGACGGGTAATACCGGAGGTATCGTAGGAAATATCAATACGAAAGGCTTCGTCGTGAAGAATTGTTACAACACAGGCCAGTTTACTCAGTATCTTGCAACGGATGCCAACCGCTATGCGGCCATTGCCGGGTCCGGCGGATCGAATACCTCCGGGGTGGAGGGTTGTTACTACGAAGCGGACAAGGGGATGATCGGCGGTCTGGGCCGGGGGCAAAAAAATCCGGCAGTGAATGTCGCTGGACAGTCCGAACAGAAAGATGCCGTGTGGTTCATTTCGGGGACGCCTATTGTCGGTTGGGACGCTTCCGTGTGGACTTTCTCTGCCGGGGTTTATCCGACGCTGACCGATAATCCCGAAAGACCGTAA
- a CDS encoding DUF4838 domain-containing protein, with protein sequence MKPNRVFRSGFLPFLLVLAFCCLTGGNGMAAPRTFWVDSRTGDDLQDGTSPRRAWRTLERLSCCSLQPGDVVSFARGSRFDGCLDVHASGSAAAPIRFTSYGCKHLPAPLFTNSDTAGFGNCIRLRGDYLHVGQLAFAHTLAEIPQQHRIASFTDMWQLGAVVIDSSARHCVIRGCEFTDCGVGIKSNGEYTLIEGNHLHDCTRVLKQWSWGPIAVWLGADHQEVRYNVIRNYRAEDASIVWKTAGPLGADGGAVEIDDGRTPKHDIAIHHNFSQGNQGFLEVTYKDVVTAPDYGGLHIYDNISDDYQSFALLWHGRDCLFEHNTIIRRKRNGNEQGVFRIMQTASANTVWRNLIVTADSVVVSRNRPGAGTELRDNCYCPLGGRLRPGRERESGKPLTASLATLPAGYGARSTDGRSLWFDRLCDAAALTSCESTDPGMPAIPEDESVCVVLARHGKMAVTFENLAPQDTTVVYACEQLKTYLTRMSGADTVASAVAGKIVLAAGGISKGQNSPPLANPGTGDSYSITVSGGDILLWGESPRALLCAVYGLLERLGCCWLAPDYDFYEGAAEVVPETKALVYSGPERVVVKPVLPSRKIYVEEGLSHDERNLRQLVEWMPKAGYNTLVVPIDYQGKGRVMWDKMRSFLMPELRRRSITLEVGGHGYQNFLNASSDGGALFGAHPEWFGMDEQGERRREPRYVICTSQSRAVEYLIDSVKGYLRAHPEIDTFAFWPPDGAKWCRCEACRAFGSDSEKHVRLVNRVAEALREEFPHLRVECLAYEVYLDPARKNVLSPAVMVDFCPIDQCFETQIDDAANPKNRMYVTAFRQWRDRFDGQINLYSYYRKYAWRSLPLVLPHYIADDVRWYAANGASGVSIYGEPGDWAAYEVNHYLLARVAANPALDVDSLLCGFTQARYGRHAAFAREVLDLFERLPRCGAAIPNTTLKTVAEYDGWLAEIDAVAAGLARRIRGNDTYSRALRRLSLSLEYLRDEFTLCRLRAAGGSAKDAQDMIDRMVRWADSCADRGVVVTRNFTASRLGWRHGIKR encoded by the coding sequence ATGAAACCTAATCGCGTTTTCCGCTCCGGCTTTCTCCCGTTCCTGCTCGTTCTGGCATTTTGCTGCCTGACGGGCGGGAACGGCATGGCCGCGCCCCGGACCTTCTGGGTCGATTCCCGGACGGGTGACGACCTGCAGGACGGAACTTCGCCGCGCCGCGCCTGGCGGACGCTCGAACGGCTTTCGTGTTGCAGCTTACAGCCGGGTGATGTCGTGTCGTTTGCCCGGGGCAGCCGATTCGATGGGTGCCTTGACGTACATGCGTCGGGGAGTGCTGCGGCTCCGATCCGTTTTACGAGTTATGGCTGCAAGCACCTTCCCGCACCCCTGTTCACCAATTCGGATACTGCCGGTTTCGGGAATTGCATCCGCCTGCGGGGGGATTATCTCCACGTCGGACAATTGGCCTTTGCGCATACGCTTGCGGAGATTCCGCAGCAGCATCGTATCGCTTCCTTTACCGATATGTGGCAGCTGGGGGCCGTCGTGATAGACTCTTCTGCGCGCCATTGTGTCATCCGTGGCTGCGAATTCACCGACTGCGGCGTGGGTATCAAAAGTAACGGGGAGTATACCCTTATCGAGGGGAACCACCTGCACGACTGTACGCGCGTACTCAAACAGTGGAGTTGGGGCCCTATCGCCGTCTGGCTCGGTGCGGACCATCAGGAAGTGCGTTACAATGTCATTCGCAACTACCGGGCGGAGGATGCTTCGATTGTTTGGAAAACCGCGGGGCCGCTGGGAGCCGACGGCGGTGCCGTCGAGATTGACGATGGACGTACGCCTAAGCACGATATTGCAATACATCATAATTTCTCGCAGGGGAATCAGGGTTTCCTCGAAGTGACCTACAAGGATGTCGTTACGGCGCCGGATTACGGTGGATTGCACATCTACGACAACATCAGCGACGATTACCAGTCGTTCGCGCTGCTGTGGCATGGCCGGGACTGCTTGTTCGAGCATAACACGATCATCCGCCGCAAACGCAACGGGAACGAGCAGGGGGTATTCCGCATCATGCAGACGGCATCGGCGAATACCGTGTGGCGAAACCTGATTGTAACCGCAGACAGCGTGGTAGTCAGCCGCAACCGTCCCGGAGCCGGGACCGAACTCCGCGATAACTGCTACTGCCCGCTTGGGGGGCGCCTTCGCCCGGGGCGTGAACGGGAATCCGGAAAGCCGTTGACGGCATCTCTTGCAACACTTCCCGCTGGTTATGGAGCCCGTTCTACGGATGGACGGAGCCTTTGGTTCGACCGGCTCTGCGATGCGGCTGCTCTGACTTCCTGTGAATCGACAGATCCCGGTATGCCTGCCATTCCGGAGGACGAATCCGTCTGTGTCGTTCTCGCCCGCCACGGCAAGATGGCCGTCACGTTCGAAAATCTTGCTCCGCAGGATACGACAGTTGTTTATGCGTGTGAACAACTCAAAACCTACCTTACGCGGATGAGCGGGGCGGATACGGTCGCCTCGGCAGTTGCCGGTAAGATCGTTTTGGCGGCAGGCGGCATTTCCAAAGGTCAAAATTCCCCTCCCCTCGCGAATCCGGGGACCGGAGATAGTTACTCCATAACCGTCAGCGGCGGCGATATCCTGCTTTGGGGCGAATCGCCCCGGGCCTTGCTTTGTGCCGTTTACGGTCTGTTGGAGCGCTTGGGATGTTGCTGGCTGGCACCTGACTACGACTTCTATGAAGGTGCGGCCGAGGTGGTTCCGGAGACGAAAGCCTTGGTCTATTCCGGTCCAGAGCGGGTTGTGGTGAAGCCGGTGCTGCCCAGCCGTAAGATTTATGTCGAGGAGGGGCTTTCGCATGATGAGCGAAATCTCCGTCAACTGGTGGAGTGGATGCCCAAGGCGGGTTACAATACGCTGGTGGTGCCGATCGACTATCAGGGCAAGGGGCGCGTGATGTGGGATAAGATGCGCAGCTTTCTCATGCCGGAGCTTCGCAGGCGCAGCATAACGCTCGAAGTCGGCGGCCACGGCTATCAGAATTTTCTGAACGCTTCGTCCGACGGCGGTGCACTGTTCGGCGCACACCCCGAATGGTTCGGTATGGACGAGCAGGGGGAACGCCGCCGCGAACCGCGTTATGTGATCTGTACGTCGCAGTCCCGGGCCGTGGAGTACCTGATCGACTCCGTTAAAGGTTATCTGCGGGCGCATCCCGAAATTGATACTTTTGCATTCTGGCCGCCCGACGGTGCAAAATGGTGCCGTTGTGAAGCCTGCCGGGCGTTCGGCTCCGATTCGGAAAAGCATGTCCGGCTGGTCAACCGTGTGGCCGAAGCGCTGCGGGAGGAGTTTCCGCATCTTCGCGTAGAGTGTCTCGCTTATGAGGTGTATCTCGATCCTGCCCGTAAAAACGTTCTTTCACCGGCTGTAATGGTCGATTTCTGTCCCATTGATCAATGTTTCGAAACGCAGATCGACGACGCGGCGAATCCGAAGAACCGAATGTATGTCACGGCTTTTCGACAGTGGCGTGACCGTTTCGACGGACAGATCAACCTTTATTCCTATTATCGCAAATACGCCTGGCGGAGTCTTCCGCTGGTGCTACCGCATTATATCGCCGATGATGTGAGGTGGTATGCGGCCAACGGTGCGTCGGGAGTGAGCATCTACGGTGAACCCGGCGACTGGGCCGCCTACGAGGTCAACCATTACTTACTGGCGCGTGTTGCTGCAAATCCGGCACTCGACGTTGATTCGCTACTGTGCGGCTTTACGCAGGCGCGTTACGGCCGTCATGCGGCATTTGCGCGCGAAGTTCTCGACCTCTTCGAACGGCTTCCGCGGTGCGGAGCCGCTATTCCCAATACGACACTCAAAACCGTCGCCGAATACGACGGCTGGCTTGCCGAAATTGACGCGGTTGCTGCCGGGCTTGCCCGGAGAATACGCGGGAACGACACTTATTCCCGTGCCTTGAGACGTTTATCCCTGTCGCTGGAATACTTGCGCGATGAATTCACTCTTTGCCGGCTGCGTGCGGCGGGTGGTTCCGCGAAGGATGCCCAGGATATGATTGACCGGATGGTCCGCTGGGCCGATTCCTGTGCGGATCGGGGTGTGGTGGTTACTCGCAACTTTACTGCTTCGCGTCTCGGGTGGCGTCATGGGATAAAACGCTGA